A part of Streptomyces sp. NBC_01210 genomic DNA contains:
- a CDS encoding DUF4231 domain-containing protein — MVFRNTDLPVLFHRTDSIAISHQREAVGSTRSQLLLLVVGAALATLPSSLRLGDTFQLAGALSTLAYAGVLALGYRTSRRRAKSHWQLNRSAAEFIKSMCWRYAVHGAPFDSHSTDADELFAVRLEEGLRELAKVGWQDPRHGDAEVAAADLITTPMRRLHAKTFSIRKETYVRDRLIEQRNWYHRSTENSRRATALWSASIGLLTLLALFFALLRTFSIAESVDVMGLLSAAAAACLAWSEIRRHQPLIAAHSLVEEDLAAMHTAMETSVSDVEWPSAVYETERIVSPQHTDWLVRHRS; from the coding sequence ATGGTCTTTCGTAACACTGATCTGCCGGTTCTCTTCCATCGCACGGACAGCATCGCGATCTCGCACCAGCGCGAGGCCGTCGGCTCCACCCGCTCCCAGCTGCTGCTCCTGGTCGTGGGCGCCGCCCTGGCCACGCTGCCGTCCTCACTGAGGCTCGGTGACACCTTCCAACTCGCGGGCGCACTCAGCACGTTGGCCTATGCCGGGGTGCTCGCGCTGGGCTATCGCACCTCCCGGCGCAGAGCAAAGTCGCACTGGCAACTCAACCGCTCCGCAGCGGAGTTCATCAAGTCGATGTGCTGGCGGTACGCCGTCCATGGAGCGCCCTTCGACTCCCACTCCACCGATGCGGACGAGCTGTTCGCCGTGCGCCTGGAGGAAGGGCTGCGGGAGCTGGCCAAAGTCGGCTGGCAGGACCCGCGCCACGGCGATGCCGAGGTGGCCGCCGCGGACCTGATCACCACACCCATGCGGCGGCTGCACGCGAAGACGTTCAGCATCCGCAAGGAGACCTATGTCAGGGACCGGCTGATCGAACAGCGCAACTGGTACCACCGGAGCACGGAGAACTCGCGCCGCGCCACCGCGCTCTGGTCCGCGTCGATCGGGCTGCTCACCCTGCTCGCACTCTTTTTCGCGCTGCTGAGGACCTTCTCGATCGCCGAATCCGTCGATGTGATGGGCCTGTTGTCGGCGGCGGCCGCCGCCTGTCTGGCCTGGAGCGAGATCCGGCGCCATCAACCCCTCATCGCCGCCCACTCGTTGGTCGAGGAGGACCTGGCGGCGATGCATACGGCGATGGAGACCTCGGTCAGCGATGTGGAGTGGCCGTCGGCGGTCTACGAGACCGAGCGCATCGTCTCGCCCCAGCACACCGACTGGCTTGTGAGACACCGGAGTTGA
- a CDS encoding NtaA/DmoA family FMN-dependent monooxygenase (This protein belongs to a clade of FMN-dependent monooxygenases, within a broader family of flavin-dependent oxidoreductases, the luciferase-like monooxygenase (LMM) family, some of whose members use coenzyme F420 rather than FMN.), translating to MTAERKQMHLAAHFPGVNSTTVWADPRSKSQIDFSSFEHLARTAERGLFDFFFLAEGLRLREHKGEIHDLDVVGRPESLTVLNALAAVTERLGLAATVNATFNEPYELARRLASLDHLSGGRAAWNVVTSSDAFTGENFRRGGYLDRADRYTRAAEFVSVARTLWDSWTPDGTPRPFAHSGQHFAIEGEFTVPRSPQGHPVVIQAGDSDEGREFAASTADVIFTRHGTLEAGRAFYADVKARLAAYGREPGDLKIMPGVSFVLGDTDAEAQERAAEIRRRQISPQNAILALELVWGRDLSSYDPEGPLPDIDPDPDSVLVQGRVKAGDPFAIAAKWRALSEAKGLSIRQTVIETTSRQSFIGTARSVAAALEEFVSKDAADGFILVPHLTPGGLDDFVDQVVPLLQERGVFRAEYTGSTLRSHLGLAEPVWKG from the coding sequence ATGACCGCCGAACGCAAACAGATGCATCTCGCCGCCCACTTCCCGGGCGTCAACAGCACCACCGTCTGGGCCGACCCGCGCTCGAAGAGCCAGATCGACTTCTCCTCCTTCGAGCATCTCGCCCGCACCGCCGAGCGTGGACTCTTCGATTTCTTCTTCCTCGCCGAGGGGCTGCGGCTGCGCGAGCACAAGGGCGAGATCCACGATCTGGACGTGGTCGGCCGACCCGAGTCCCTCACGGTGCTCAATGCCCTGGCGGCCGTCACCGAACGGCTCGGCCTCGCAGCCACCGTCAACGCCACCTTCAACGAGCCGTACGAACTGGCTCGCCGACTCGCCTCCCTGGACCATCTCAGCGGCGGCCGGGCCGCCTGGAACGTTGTCACCTCCTCCGACGCCTTCACCGGGGAGAACTTCCGCCGCGGCGGCTATCTCGACCGGGCCGACCGCTACACCCGCGCCGCCGAGTTCGTCTCCGTCGCCCGTACGCTCTGGGACTCCTGGACGCCTGACGGGACGCCCCGTCCCTTCGCACACTCAGGTCAACACTTCGCGATCGAGGGCGAGTTCACCGTTCCCCGGTCACCGCAGGGCCACCCCGTGGTCATCCAGGCGGGCGACTCCGACGAGGGCCGGGAGTTCGCCGCATCCACCGCGGACGTGATCTTCACCAGGCACGGCACGCTGGAGGCGGGCCGCGCCTTCTACGCCGACGTCAAGGCCCGGCTCGCCGCGTACGGACGGGAGCCCGGCGACCTCAAGATCATGCCCGGGGTCAGCTTCGTCCTCGGCGACACGGACGCCGAGGCGCAGGAGCGGGCCGCGGAGATCCGCCGCCGGCAGATCTCGCCGCAGAACGCGATCCTCGCCCTTGAGCTGGTCTGGGGCCGCGACCTCTCCTCGTACGACCCCGAAGGGCCGCTCCCCGACATCGATCCCGATCCTGACTCGGTGCTCGTCCAGGGCCGGGTCAAGGCCGGCGACCCGTTCGCGATCGCCGCCAAGTGGCGTGCGCTGTCGGAGGCCAAGGGCCTGTCCATACGGCAGACCGTCATCGAGACGACCAGCCGGCAGTCCTTCATCGGCACCGCGAGGAGCGTCGCCGCCGCGCTGGAGGAGTTCGTGTCGAAGGACGCGGCCGACGGCTTCATCCTCGTCCCCCATCTCACCCCCGGCGGCCTCGACGACTTCGTCGACCAGGTGGTACCGCTCCTCCAGGAGCGCGGGGTCTTCCGTGCGGAGTACACCGGCTCGACGCTGCGATCGCACCTCGGCCTCGCCGAGCCGGTGTGGAAGGGTTGA
- a CDS encoding amino acid ABC transporter permease, with protein sequence MSLTSDPPVDKAPPPTVAEPEDYGALKVVPVRHPWRWAAVAATAILLVQFLHGLATNPGWEWEVFAEFFTAEVILKAVWITLQLTFYGTAIGFALGIVLAFMRLSASPFLKSVAFTYIWAFRSIPLIVQLLFWFNLAYLYKELQFGIPFGPGFLSFDTMGLVGAMSAAVLGLALHQAAYAAEIVRGGVLAVDSGQLEAAAALGIPRLRQLRRIVLPQAMRSILPNAANEIISLFKGTSIVSVMAIGELFYQVQVIYGRNGRVVPLLMVATAWYILLTTVLSVLQHYVERHFAKGATR encoded by the coding sequence ATGTCGCTGACCAGCGATCCACCTGTCGACAAAGCGCCACCACCCACGGTCGCGGAACCCGAGGACTACGGTGCGCTGAAGGTGGTGCCCGTGCGCCACCCCTGGCGCTGGGCGGCCGTCGCCGCCACCGCGATCCTGCTTGTGCAGTTTCTGCACGGGCTGGCCACCAACCCCGGCTGGGAGTGGGAGGTTTTCGCGGAGTTCTTCACGGCCGAAGTGATCCTCAAGGCCGTCTGGATCACGCTCCAGCTCACCTTCTACGGCACGGCGATCGGCTTCGCCCTCGGCATCGTCCTCGCCTTCATGCGGCTGTCGGCGAGCCCCTTCCTCAAGTCGGTGGCCTTCACCTACATCTGGGCGTTCCGCTCCATCCCGCTCATCGTGCAGCTGCTGTTCTGGTTCAACCTCGCCTACCTCTACAAGGAGCTGCAGTTCGGCATCCCCTTCGGACCGGGCTTCCTCTCCTTCGACACGATGGGTCTGGTCGGCGCGATGAGCGCGGCCGTCCTCGGACTCGCCCTGCACCAGGCGGCGTACGCGGCGGAGATCGTCCGCGGCGGCGTACTGGCCGTGGACAGCGGTCAGCTGGAGGCGGCGGCCGCGCTCGGCATTCCCAGGCTGCGCCAGCTGCGCCGCATCGTGCTGCCCCAGGCGATGCGCTCGATCCTCCCCAACGCCGCCAACGAGATCATCTCCCTCTTCAAGGGCACCTCGATCGTCTCCGTCATGGCGATCGGCGAGCTCTTCTACCAGGTCCAGGTCATCTACGGACGCAACGGCCGGGTCGTCCCGCTGCTGATGGTCGCCACCGCCTGGTACATCCTCCTGACCACCGTGCTCTCCGTCCTCCAGCACTACGTGGAACGCCACTTCGCAAAGGGGGCCACGCGATGA
- a CDS encoding ABC transporter substrate-binding protein, which translates to MNTRRTFSAAVAAIAASGLLTACGGTSDAATDVVKPKGQQGTGINISPDQHRIRGKQVDAIAAKVPAAIRKRGTLRIGASADASPPLGFYATDDKTRIGAEIDIATLIVDTLGLKPQFEEVSWENLFVGLDSSKFDGVLSNVTVTEERKEKYDFATYRLDNLAFEAKKGTGWRVKGPKDVAGKTISVSSGTNQERILVDWSEQNVKAGLKPVDIKYFQKDTDYYLALQSGRIDAHLGPNPSAAYHVASAGQTQIIGTLSGGGSQVQGKIAATTKKDSGLAAAYAAAIDRIIEDGSYAKVLKRWGLSGEAVAKSEINPPGLPKTKK; encoded by the coding sequence GTGAACACCCGCCGCACTTTCTCCGCCGCCGTCGCCGCGATCGCCGCCTCCGGTCTGCTCACCGCCTGCGGAGGCACCAGCGACGCGGCGACCGACGTGGTGAAGCCCAAGGGCCAGCAGGGCACGGGTATCAATATCTCGCCCGACCAGCACCGCATCCGCGGCAAGCAGGTCGACGCCATCGCCGCCAAGGTGCCCGCCGCGATCCGCAAGCGCGGCACGCTACGCATCGGCGCCAGCGCCGATGCCTCGCCACCGCTCGGCTTCTACGCGACCGACGACAAGACGCGGATCGGCGCCGAGATCGACATCGCCACTCTGATCGTCGACACCCTCGGCCTGAAGCCGCAGTTCGAAGAGGTCTCCTGGGAGAACCTCTTCGTCGGCCTGGACAGCTCCAAGTTCGACGGGGTCCTCTCCAACGTCACCGTCACCGAGGAGCGCAAGGAGAAGTACGACTTCGCGACCTACCGGCTCGACAACCTGGCCTTCGAGGCGAAGAAGGGCACCGGCTGGCGGGTGAAGGGGCCGAAGGACGTGGCAGGGAAGACCATCTCCGTCTCCTCCGGCACCAACCAGGAGAGGATCCTCGTCGACTGGAGCGAGCAGAACGTCAAGGCAGGCCTCAAGCCCGTCGACATCAAGTACTTCCAGAAGGACACCGACTACTACCTCGCCCTCCAGTCGGGCCGCATCGACGCCCATCTCGGGCCGAACCCGTCGGCGGCGTACCACGTGGCCTCGGCCGGACAGACCCAGATCATCGGCACCCTGTCGGGAGGCGGCTCGCAGGTCCAGGGCAAGATCGCGGCCACCACGAAGAAGGACAGCGGTCTGGCCGCGGCGTACGCCGCGGCCATCGACCGCATCATCGAGGACGGGTCGTACGCCAAGGTCCTGAAGCGCTGGGGCCTCTCGGGCGAGGCCGTCGCTAAGTCGGAGATCAATCCGCCGGGTCTGCCCAAGACCAAGAAGTGA
- the fxsA gene encoding FxSxx-COOH cyclophane-containing RiPP peptide: MKFQTSASFAAAKKNRVPLAQIDLRGAVAARKLARVLPVSVDVTRRASTFNSAL, translated from the coding sequence ATGAAGTTTCAGACCTCAGCGTCCTTCGCCGCTGCGAAGAAGAATCGCGTCCCGTTGGCTCAGATCGATCTCCGTGGCGCCGTTGCCGCCAGGAAGCTTGCCCGGGTGCTCCCCGTCTCGGTCGACGTCACTCGGCGTGCGTCCACGTTCAACTCGGCGCTCTAG
- the fxsBH gene encoding radical SAM/SPASM protein FxsBH, inactivated beta-hydroxylase extension form, which yields MTGPLVPFREIVLKVHSRCDLACDHCYIYEHADQSWRTRPKAISDEAISWTALRLAEHAKSHALPSVSVILHGGEPLLAGPARLRHICEELTKALDGIAELDLRIHTNGLQLSPRYLDLFSEYDVKVGISLDGDRSANDRHRRFADGRTSHPLVLRAVDLLRQERYRHLYLGLLCTIDVANDPIAVYDALTELEPPRIDFLLPHATWDAPPARPDGSATAYADWLLAVFDRWDEQGRSIPVRLFASVLSTLDGGPSLTESLGLAPTDLVVVETDGSLEQVDSLKSAYEGAAATGFDVYAHPFDEVAAHPGIRARQQGLAGVSETCHRCPVVRSCGGGLYTHRYSSRNDFDNTSVYCGDLEALIRGIEQRTAAATVSAAVTDPGVLMAEHQDVTRTLLADVHLELDGQGGEAWDEAWELASALEGRSDALDVVLGHPYTYTWLQDTLAALREERPEAAGLALRLPSYLAAAVVRAGLEVPVRAPYRNGRLWLPTLGELRLTGLGEHGEAEVRAAEKGFLIHVDGREPWHVGADEDCGDWRPVRRLGGDGVPALRLDDIDPYRDCFGLPVRERLGSREADGWSRRLAEAWQLLRQTVPAQAAEAADCLTTLTPLVSGEASVRRHGYGALGIAVPGTPEELATALLRGFRRAKLQALVEVTDLYAQDGWWTHRAPWRETPMPLSELLAGAYERVGLAAFEPAGAEQARPALETLARAAELTVSGRRLLDELWKESDCG from the coding sequence ATGACTGGACCCCTGGTCCCATTCCGCGAGATCGTATTGAAGGTCCACAGCAGATGTGATCTTGCATGTGACCACTGTTATATCTACGAACACGCTGATCAGAGCTGGCGCACTCGCCCGAAGGCAATCTCTGACGAAGCGATTTCCTGGACAGCTCTGCGACTGGCCGAGCATGCCAAGAGTCATGCCCTGCCCTCCGTGTCAGTGATCCTGCACGGAGGGGAGCCTCTTCTGGCAGGGCCCGCACGGCTACGACACATCTGCGAGGAGCTCACCAAGGCCCTCGACGGAATCGCCGAACTCGATCTTCGTATCCATACGAACGGCCTCCAGCTCAGCCCCCGCTACCTCGACCTCTTCAGCGAGTACGACGTCAAGGTCGGGATCTCCCTCGACGGCGACCGGAGCGCGAACGACCGCCATCGCCGCTTCGCGGACGGCCGCACCAGCCATCCCCTGGTCCTCAGAGCTGTCGACCTGCTCCGCCAGGAGCGCTACCGCCACCTCTATCTCGGTCTCCTCTGCACCATTGACGTGGCCAACGATCCGATCGCGGTGTATGACGCGCTCACCGAGCTGGAACCGCCGCGTATCGACTTTCTGCTGCCGCACGCCACCTGGGACGCCCCGCCGGCCCGCCCGGACGGCTCGGCCACCGCCTACGCCGACTGGCTCCTGGCCGTCTTCGACCGCTGGGACGAGCAGGGCCGCAGCATTCCGGTACGGCTCTTCGCATCGGTGCTCTCCACCCTCGACGGCGGCCCCAGCCTCACCGAATCCCTCGGCCTTGCGCCCACCGACCTCGTCGTCGTCGAGACCGACGGCAGCCTGGAGCAGGTCGACTCCCTCAAGAGCGCCTACGAGGGCGCCGCAGCCACCGGATTCGATGTGTATGCCCACCCTTTCGACGAGGTCGCGGCCCACCCCGGAATCAGAGCACGCCAGCAGGGACTCGCCGGAGTGAGCGAGACCTGCCACCGGTGCCCGGTCGTACGGTCCTGCGGCGGCGGGCTCTACACCCACCGCTACAGCTCGCGGAACGACTTCGACAACACCTCCGTGTACTGCGGCGATCTCGAGGCGCTGATCCGCGGTATCGAACAGCGCACCGCCGCCGCGACCGTGTCCGCCGCGGTCACGGACCCCGGCGTACTCATGGCCGAGCACCAGGACGTGACCCGCACCCTGCTCGCCGACGTCCACCTGGAGCTCGACGGACAGGGCGGCGAGGCCTGGGACGAGGCCTGGGAGTTGGCGTCCGCCCTGGAGGGGCGCTCCGACGCGCTCGACGTGGTGCTCGGCCATCCCTACACCTACACCTGGCTGCAGGACACTCTGGCCGCCCTGCGCGAGGAGCGGCCGGAGGCGGCCGGGCTCGCGCTCCGGCTGCCGTCCTACCTCGCCGCCGCGGTCGTACGAGCCGGGCTCGAGGTACCCGTCCGGGCGCCGTACCGGAACGGCAGGCTCTGGCTCCCCACACTCGGCGAGCTGCGGCTGACGGGCCTCGGGGAGCACGGCGAGGCCGAGGTGCGCGCGGCCGAGAAGGGGTTCCTGATACACGTGGACGGCCGCGAGCCGTGGCACGTAGGTGCCGATGAGGACTGCGGCGACTGGCGGCCCGTGCGCAGGCTCGGCGGCGACGGGGTGCCCGCGCTGCGGCTCGACGACATCGACCCGTACCGGGACTGCTTCGGCTTACCCGTGCGGGAGCGGCTCGGCTCCCGTGAAGCGGACGGCTGGAGCAGGCGGCTGGCCGAGGCCTGGCAGCTGCTGCGGCAGACCGTACCCGCACAGGCCGCGGAGGCCGCCGACTGTCTGACGACCCTGACACCGCTGGTCTCGGGTGAGGCGTCGGTGCGCCGGCACGGCTATGGAGCGCTCGGGATCGCGGTGCCCGGCACGCCCGAGGAGCTGGCAACCGCGCTGCTGCGCGGTTTCAGGCGGGCCAAACTGCAGGCACTGGTCGAGGTCACCGATCTCTACGCGCAGGACGGCTGGTGGACCCACCGGGCGCCCTGGCGGGAGACCCCGATGCCCCTCTCCGAGCTGCTGGCCGGAGCGTACGAACGTGTGGGCCTCGCGGCCTTCGAACCGGCCGGAGCCGAGCAGGCCAGGCCCGCGCTGGAAACCCTGGCGCGCGCGGCCGAACTGACCGTCAGCGGCCGGCGCCTGCTGGACGAGCTGTGGAAAGAGTCGGACTGTGGCTGA
- a CDS encoding S1 family peptidase — protein MRIKRTIPRSGTARRMRLLAVTTGLIAAAALAVPAASANPAQTFSANQLTAASDAVLDADVAGTAWLIDKATNTLVVTADSTVSKAEITKIKQEAGANAGAIRIERTAGTFSKLISGGDAIYATSWRCSLGFNVRSGSTYYFLTAGHCTDGNPPWYTNSSHSTSIGPTAGSSFPGNDYGIVRYSNTSIAHPGTVGSQDITSAANATVGMSVCRRGSTTGIHCGSVTGLNATVNYGGGDIVYGMIRTNVCAEPGDSGGSLYSGSRAIGLTSGGSGNCTSGGTTFFQPVTEALSAYGVSVY, from the coding sequence GTGAGGATCAAGCGCACCATCCCCCGCAGTGGCACGGCGAGACGCATGCGTCTGCTCGCCGTCACCACTGGCCTGATCGCCGCCGCAGCGCTGGCTGTCCCCGCCGCCAGCGCCAACCCTGCACAGACCTTCAGCGCCAACCAGCTCACCGCCGCGAGCGACGCCGTACTCGACGCGGATGTGGCAGGCACCGCCTGGCTCATCGACAAGGCGACCAACACCCTGGTCGTCACGGCCGACAGCACCGTCTCGAAGGCCGAAATAACAAAGATCAAGCAGGAAGCCGGGGCCAACGCAGGCGCGATACGCATCGAGCGCACCGCCGGCACGTTCTCCAAGCTCATCTCCGGCGGCGACGCCATCTACGCCACCAGCTGGCGCTGCTCGCTCGGCTTCAACGTCCGCAGCGGCAGCACCTACTACTTCCTGACCGCAGGCCACTGCACCGACGGCAACCCGCCCTGGTACACCAACTCCTCGCACTCCACGAGCATCGGTCCCACGGCCGGATCCAGCTTCCCGGGCAACGACTACGGCATCGTGAGGTACTCCAACACCTCGATCGCCCACCCGGGCACCGTCGGCAGCCAGGACATCACCAGCGCGGCCAACGCCACCGTCGGCATGTCCGTCTGTCGCCGCGGCTCCACCACGGGCATCCACTGCGGCAGCGTCACCGGCCTCAACGCCACGGTCAACTACGGCGGCGGTGACATCGTCTACGGCATGATCCGCACCAACGTCTGCGCCGAACCCGGCGACAGCGGCGGCTCGCTCTACTCCGGCAGCCGGGCCATCGGCCTGACCTCCGGCGGCAGCGGCAACTGCACCTCCGGCGGTACGACATTCTTCCAGCCGGTCACCGAGGCGCTGAGCGCCTACGGAGTCAGCGTCTACTGA
- a CDS encoding LLM class flavin-dependent oxidoreductase, with protein MSPTRPLHLAVALDGPARYDAEYYAGLARLAEQGALDFVTLGDSFARPGLDALAVLSRVAPTTERIGLVPTVTTTHTEPFHVSTAVATLDWVSRGRAGWQVDVSTTEAEARLFGRRPATPGDALWREAGEVADVAARLWDSWEDDAEIRDISTGRFIDRDKLHRVDFQGGTFSVRGPSIVPRPPQGRPVTVADGTGEPGRDAAARHADVVLVRADAPEQAAALRDDIRRRAEAQGRDPDTLRVLVSLVVDLGESEPGLDSDPRLAGGPHYSGGPVDLAELITQWHAAAAVDGFHLAPIAPHRDLERIVNGTVALLQHRSLFRTFYPGGTLREHLGLARPANQYALSGGTS; from the coding sequence ATGTCCCCCACCAGGCCCCTCCATCTGGCCGTCGCCCTCGACGGCCCGGCCCGGTACGACGCCGAGTACTACGCCGGGCTCGCCCGGCTCGCCGAGCAGGGCGCCCTCGACTTCGTCACCCTCGGCGACTCCTTCGCCCGGCCGGGGCTCGACGCCCTCGCGGTGCTGTCGAGGGTCGCGCCCACCACCGAACGGATCGGTCTCGTACCGACCGTGACCACCACGCACACCGAGCCCTTCCATGTGTCCACGGCCGTGGCCACCCTCGACTGGGTGAGCCGCGGCCGCGCGGGCTGGCAGGTCGATGTGTCGACCACCGAGGCCGAGGCCCGGCTCTTCGGCCGTCGTCCGGCCACGCCCGGCGACGCGCTGTGGCGGGAGGCCGGCGAGGTCGCCGATGTCGCCGCCCGGCTGTGGGACAGCTGGGAGGACGACGCGGAGATCCGCGATATATCGACAGGGCGCTTCATCGACCGCGACAAGCTCCACCGTGTCGACTTCCAAGGCGGCACGTTCAGTGTGCGCGGCCCCTCGATCGTGCCGAGGCCGCCGCAGGGCCGTCCCGTCACGGTCGCGGACGGCACGGGGGAGCCGGGCCGGGACGCGGCCGCCCGGCACGCCGACGTCGTTCTCGTACGGGCGGACGCACCCGAGCAGGCCGCCGCGCTCCGCGACGACATACGCCGGCGCGCCGAGGCGCAGGGCCGTGACCCGGACACGCTGCGCGTCCTGGTCTCGCTCGTCGTCGACCTGGGCGAGAGCGAGCCCGGACTGGACAGTGACCCTCGACTCGCCGGCGGTCCGCACTACAGCGGCGGCCCAGTCGACCTCGCCGAGCTGATCACCCAGTGGCACGCGGCGGCGGCGGTGGACGGCTTCCATCTGGCGCCCATCGCACCCCACCGGGACCTGGAGCGGATCGTCAACGGCACGGTCGCGCTGCTCCAGCACCGCAGCCTGTTCCGCACGTTCTATCCGGGCGGCACGCTCCGTGAGCATCTCGGTCTCGCCCGCCCGGCCAACCAGTACGCCCTCTCGGGGGGAACCTCATGA
- a CDS encoding amino acid ABC transporter ATP-binding protein, with amino-acid sequence MSAMVDVRSVHKSFGALEVLRGVDLEVRTGEVAVVLGPSGSGKSTLLRTINHLEKVDSGWISVDGSLVGYRRSGDKLYELREREVLKQRTQIGFVFQNFNLFPHLTVVDNIIEAPVSALKRPRKEAIATAEKLLARVGLEDKASAYPKQLSGGQQQRVAIARALALEPKLLLFDEPTSALDPELVGEVLDVIKDLAHQGTTMIVVTHEIGFAREVADTVIFMDDGRIVEQGAPADVLDNPQHERTRAFLSKVL; translated from the coding sequence ATGAGCGCGATGGTCGACGTACGGTCCGTGCACAAGAGCTTCGGCGCGCTGGAGGTGCTGCGCGGAGTCGATCTCGAAGTGCGCACGGGGGAGGTCGCCGTCGTACTCGGGCCCTCGGGCTCGGGCAAGTCCACGCTGCTGCGCACCATTAACCATCTGGAGAAGGTGGACAGCGGCTGGATCAGCGTCGACGGCTCGCTCGTCGGCTACCGGCGCTCCGGCGACAAGCTGTACGAGCTGCGCGAGCGCGAGGTACTCAAGCAGCGCACCCAGATCGGCTTCGTCTTCCAGAACTTCAACCTCTTCCCGCACCTCACCGTGGTCGACAACATCATCGAGGCACCGGTCTCCGCGCTGAAACGGCCCCGCAAGGAAGCCATCGCGACCGCGGAGAAGCTCCTCGCCAGGGTGGGACTCGAGGACAAGGCGTCCGCCTACCCCAAGCAGCTCTCCGGCGGGCAGCAGCAGCGCGTCGCCATCGCCCGCGCGCTGGCCCTGGAGCCGAAACTGCTGCTCTTCGACGAGCCGACGTCCGCCCTCGACCCCGAGCTGGTCGGTGAAGTCCTCGACGTCATCAAGGACTTGGCGCACCAGGGCACCACGATGATCGTCGTCACCCACGAGATCGGCTTCGCCCGTGAGGTCGCCGACACCGTGATCTTCATGGACGACGGCCGGATCGTCGAGCAGGGCGCCCCCGCCGACGTACTCGACAACCCCCAGCACGAGCGCACCCGCGCGTTCCTTTCCAAGGTCCTGTGA